The following proteins come from a genomic window of Acidimicrobiia bacterium:
- a CDS encoding acyl-CoA dehydrogenase, which yields MGHYKSNLRDIEFNLFEVLDLDDYLGKPPFGDVDHDAVLDALREVERLSREDFAASFEEADRNPPTLRDGEVVLPDAVKKSLDAYFEGGWHLLGAPEELGGFGAPGLVRWATQEMLVGANPAVFFYVSGILMAVVLGLVGTPEQVERFAKPMIDRRWGGTMVLTEPDAGSDVGAGTTKAIHVEGETYHLEGVKRFITSGDHDYAENIVHLVLARREGGEPGTPGLSMFIVPKYLVNEDGSLGERNGVVATNVEKKMGIKGSSTCELTFGAGRPAVGYLVGGVHTGIRQMFRVIEDARLLIGCKSAATLSTGYLNALEYAKHRVQSADLTQMPDKSAPRVEIIRHPDVRRMLMLLKSHSEGMRALLYYTAWASDQERMHPEDESFMRHADLLLPLLKGYGSEKSYELLGQALQVFGGSGFLQDYPLEQYIRDVKIDSLYEGTTGIQALDLFFRKIVRDQGETLRGTTAEVMEIVDDGPEALQSERLLLGEAVEHAQAHIGVMVGHAIASQSDAPELYKVGLHANALLETLAEIVIAWLMLRHAAVALRSIDGASASDASFYRGKVESARFFAHHALPKARLRREAAEREDGALMEMPDAAF from the coding sequence ATGGGTCACTACAAGAGCAATCTCAGGGACATCGAGTTCAACCTCTTCGAGGTGCTCGATCTCGACGACTACCTCGGCAAGCCGCCGTTCGGGGACGTCGACCACGACGCCGTGTTGGATGCCCTTCGTGAGGTCGAGCGGCTCTCGAGAGAGGATTTCGCCGCCAGCTTCGAGGAAGCCGACCGCAACCCGCCCACGTTGCGAGACGGAGAGGTCGTGTTGCCCGACGCCGTCAAGAAGAGCCTCGACGCATACTTCGAGGGTGGCTGGCACCTCCTCGGCGCTCCGGAAGAGCTGGGCGGGTTCGGTGCCCCCGGGCTCGTCCGGTGGGCGACCCAGGAGATGCTCGTCGGCGCCAACCCGGCGGTGTTCTTCTACGTCTCCGGGATCCTCATGGCCGTGGTGCTCGGCCTGGTCGGGACGCCCGAACAGGTCGAGCGTTTCGCCAAGCCGATGATCGACCGCCGCTGGGGCGGAACGATGGTCCTCACGGAGCCGGACGCCGGGTCCGACGTGGGCGCCGGGACGACGAAGGCGATCCACGTGGAGGGGGAGACGTATCACCTGGAGGGGGTCAAGCGCTTCATCACCTCCGGCGACCACGACTACGCCGAGAACATCGTCCATCTCGTCCTCGCCAGGCGTGAGGGAGGCGAGCCCGGCACGCCCGGGCTGTCGATGTTCATCGTCCCCAAGTATCTGGTGAACGAGGATGGCAGCCTCGGGGAGCGCAACGGCGTCGTCGCCACCAACGTCGAGAAGAAGATGGGCATCAAGGGCTCGTCGACCTGCGAGCTCACGTTCGGGGCCGGCAGACCGGCGGTCGGCTACCTAGTCGGTGGCGTCCACACGGGCATCAGGCAGATGTTCAGGGTCATCGAGGATGCGCGCCTCCTCATCGGCTGCAAATCGGCCGCCACTCTCTCCACGGGCTACCTCAACGCCCTCGAATACGCCAAGCACCGGGTTCAATCTGCCGATCTCACCCAGATGCCCGACAAGTCGGCGCCCCGGGTGGAGATCATCCGGCACCCGGATGTGCGCAGGATGCTGATGCTTCTCAAGTCGCACTCCGAAGGCATGCGAGCGCTTCTCTACTACACGGCCTGGGCGAGCGATCAAGAGCGGATGCACCCGGAGGACGAGTCGTTCATGAGGCACGCCGATCTGTTGCTCCCGCTCCTCAAGGGCTACGGCTCCGAGAAGTCGTATGAGCTGCTCGGTCAGGCGCTCCAGGTATTCGGCGGCTCCGGGTTCCTCCAGGACTACCCGCTCGAGCAGTACATCCGCGACGTGAAGATCGACTCGCTCTACGAAGGCACCACGGGCATCCAGGCGCTCGACCTCTTCTTTCGCAAGATCGTGCGCGACCAAGGGGAGACCTTGCGGGGGACCACCGCCGAGGTCATGGAGATCGTCGACGACGGCCCCGAGGCGCTCCAGTCCGAGCGCCTCCTGCTCGGCGAGGCGGTCGAGCACGCCCAGGCTCACATCGGCGTGATGGTCGGGCATGCGATCGCATCGCAGTCCGACGCACCGGAGCTCTACAAGGTGGGGTTGCACGCCAACGCCCTCCTCGAGACGTTGGCCGAGATCGTGATCGCCTGGCTCATGCTTCGCCACGCCGCCGTGGCGTTGCGTTCGATCGACGGCGCATCGGCGTCGGACGCGAGCTTCTACCGAGGGAAGGTCGAATCCGCACGGTTCTTCGCCCATCACGCCTTGCCGAAGGCCCGGTTGCGCCGTGAGGCGGCGGAGCGTGAAGACGGCGCCCTCATGGAGATGCCGGACGCCGCCTTCTGA